A part of Entelurus aequoreus isolate RoL-2023_Sb linkage group LG10, RoL_Eaeq_v1.1, whole genome shotgun sequence genomic DNA contains:
- the LOC133658298 gene encoding zinc finger protein 664-like translates to MLKELVKERLMAAADEIFGLFEGTIASYEAELCRTREENERQRQQLEAACKTQIVIHLEDIQQLIGRQDGLPPQPQEGSFTLTQETPQSLQVKEEEEDLWITQAGERLLGPDLSGVSVKIENPQDKPPESSHRHQSTGQVPPSSSSLQHIAKDIGDHCGGSQADNLLVLLSDSDGTTSHCPEDRDNTKEPLSSDTDCEVVMRTHTDNKHSECAEKKTGKKLGNIRKRRGEKTFRCSSCDKAFHYKSDLVNHMRIHTGEKPFTCVVCGEQFAHKSNMKRHAINHTDEKPFICSVCGKRFYNQLTMESHRRSHTGERPFSCSVCNKTFSQNATVVKHMRTHTGEKPYGCSFCSKAFSQKTNMVSHMRIHTGEKPYSCLMCGKSFSNKSNMQKHIRIHGRKNF, encoded by the exons atgttaaaagagttgGTCAAAGAGCGACTAATGGCGGCAGCCGATGAAATATTTGGGCTGTTTGAAGGCACGATAGCGTCGTACGAGGCGGAACTTTGTCGGACAAGAGAAGAGAACGAGCGACAACGACAACAACTGGAAGCTGCCTGCAAGACTCAAATTGTGATACACCTTGAAG ACATTCAGCAGCTGATTGGTCGTCAAGATGGACTTCCCCCTCAGCCGCAAGAGGGGAGCTTTACTTTAACGCAGGAGACTCCACAGTCCCTACAGgtcaaagaggaagaggaggacctctGGATCACTCAAGCGGGAGAGCGTCTTCTCGGGCCGGATCTGTCTGGTGTCTCTGTGAAGATTGAAAACCCtcaagacaaaccacctgagtcctcacaccgTCATCAGAGTACAGGTCAGgtgcctccaagcagcagctcactacaacacattgcaaaagacattggagaccactgtggaggatcacaagcagacaatcTCTTAGTTCTACTCTCAGACAGTGACGGGACAACGTCACACTGTCCTGAGGACCGCGACAACACcaaagaacctttgagcagcgatacagactgtgaagttGTTATGAGGacacacactgacaacaaacactctgaatgcgcTGAAAAGAAGACCGGTAAAAAACTTGGGAACATTAGAAAACGCAGAGGAGAAAAAACTTTTCGTTGTTCGTCTTGTGATAAAGCATTCCATTACAAGTCAGACTTGGTAAATCACATGAGgatacacacgggagaaaaacctttcacgtGTGTAGTTTGTGGTGAGCAATTTGCTCATAAGTCCAATATGAAGAGACACGCAATAAATCACACAGACGAAAAACCTTTCAtttgttcagtttgcggtaaaagATTCTATAATCAGTTAACTATGGAATCACACAGGAGATCACACACAGGAGAAAGGccttttagttgttcagtgtgtaaCAAAACATTCTCTCAAAATGCAACTGTGGtgaaacacatgagaacacacacaggagaaaaaccttacgGTTGTTCCTTCTGCAGTAAAGCATTCTCTCAAAAGACAAATATGGTATCACATATGAgaatacacacaggagaaaaaccttataGTTGTTTAATGTGTGGTAAAAGCTTCTCTaataaatcaaacatgcaaaaacaCATTAGAATACATGGGAGAAAAAACTTCTAA